Proteins encoded within one genomic window of Halobacteroides halobius DSM 5150:
- the atpA gene encoding F0F1 ATP synthase subunit alpha has product MNLKPEEISSIIKDQIENYDAKLETEGVGTVLSVGDGISRIHGLNDAMAGELLEFESGVNGMILNLEEDSIGCVVMGDESKIEEGDEVYRTGNVVQVPVGEELKGRVVNALGEPIDGKGPIDTTNNRPVESRAPGIVERQPVKEPLQTGIKAIDSMVPIGKGQRELIIGDRQTGKSALGIDTIINQKGKDVACVYVAIGQKSSTVAQIVNKLEQTGALEYTTVVSASASDPAPLQYLAPYSGCAIGEHFMYEGEDVLVVYDDLSKHAVAYREMSLLLRRPPGREAYPGDVFYLHSRLLERAAKLNDDLGAGSLTALPIIETQAGDISAYIPTNVISITDGQIYLESELFFSGVRPAVNVGLSVSRVGGDAQISAMKDVAGTLKLDMSQYRELEAFAQFGSDLDESTQKKLARGERVVEVLKQDETSPMEVEEQVLVIYAVTNGYLDDIPLEDIERFEDEYIRFMQDNHPEIGEEIKESGDLTEEIEEKLKSALEDFKGDFAVSKQEETA; this is encoded by the coding sequence AGAGAATTATGATGCAAAGTTAGAAACTGAAGGCGTAGGAACTGTTCTTAGTGTTGGAGATGGTATCTCTCGGATTCATGGTTTAAATGATGCTATGGCTGGAGAGTTATTAGAGTTTGAAAGTGGAGTTAATGGTATGATTTTAAATCTTGAGGAAGATAGTATTGGTTGTGTAGTTATGGGAGATGAGTCTAAGATAGAAGAAGGAGATGAAGTCTATAGAACAGGAAATGTGGTCCAAGTTCCTGTTGGTGAAGAGCTAAAGGGTCGTGTAGTAAATGCATTAGGTGAGCCAATTGATGGTAAAGGGCCAATTGATACTACTAATAATAGACCAGTCGAATCTAGAGCTCCTGGGATTGTTGAAAGACAACCTGTAAAAGAGCCATTACAAACTGGTATTAAAGCTATTGACTCTATGGTACCAATTGGAAAGGGCCAACGTGAGCTAATTATTGGTGATCGACAAACTGGTAAGAGTGCTTTAGGAATTGATACAATTATCAATCAAAAGGGTAAAGACGTAGCATGTGTTTATGTAGCAATAGGTCAGAAGTCTTCTACAGTAGCTCAAATTGTAAATAAATTAGAGCAAACTGGAGCCTTAGAATATACTACTGTTGTATCTGCATCTGCTAGTGATCCGGCTCCTTTACAGTATTTAGCACCGTATTCTGGTTGTGCTATTGGTGAGCATTTTATGTATGAAGGAGAAGATGTACTAGTTGTTTATGATGATTTATCAAAACATGCAGTAGCATATCGTGAAATGTCCTTACTATTAAGAAGACCACCAGGACGAGAGGCTTATCCAGGTGATGTATTCTATTTACACTCTCGTTTATTAGAGCGTGCTGCTAAATTAAATGATGACTTAGGTGCTGGTTCTTTAACAGCCTTACCTATTATTGAAACTCAAGCTGGAGATATCTCAGCTTATATACCAACTAATGTAATCTCAATTACTGATGGTCAAATTTATTTAGAAAGTGAATTATTTTTCTCAGGGGTACGACCAGCAGTTAATGTAGGTTTATCTGTATCTCGAGTAGGTGGAGATGCTCAAATTTCTGCTATGAAAGATGTTGCTGGTACATTAAAGCTTGATATGTCCCAGTATCGTGAATTAGAAGCTTTTGCCCAATTTGGGTCTGATCTTGATGAATCTACACAAAAGAAATTGGCCCGTGGTGAAAGAGTAGTAGAAGTTTTAAAACAGGATGAAACAAGTCCAATGGAAGTTGAGGAGCAGGTACTAGTTATTTATGCGGTAACTAATGGTTATTTAGATGATATCCCTCTAGAAGATATAGAAAGATTTGAGGATGAGTACATTAGATTTATGCAAGATAATCATCCTGAGATTGGAGAAGAAATTAAAGAGAGTGGAGATTTAACTGAAGAAATAGAAGAGAAGTTAAAATCTGCTCTTGAAGATTTTAAAGGTGATTTTGCAGTTAGTAAGCAAGAAGAGACTGCCTAA